The region CCGGCTTGCAGGAGTAAGGGTAGAAGTTACCGCCCGCCAGCATGCAGCCGACCTGGTTTTGCGGGTTCACCTCATGGGCGATGCGGGTAGCGATGGCGCTGGCGATAAGCTCATGGTGCGCAGCCTGATATTTTACCTGCTCCTGGTTTTCGCCCGGTTCAAACACCAGACCCGCGCCTGAGAACGGGCTGTGCAGCAGGATGTTAATCTCGTTAAAGGTGAGCCAGTACTTTACCAGCCCGTCAAAGGCTTCAAAGCAGGTGCGCGCGTAGCGGGTGAAAAACTCCACCATCTTGCGGCTGCGCCAGGAGCCATACTCTTTTACCAGATGCATCGGCACGTCGAAGTGGCAGAGCGTCACCAGCGGCTCAATGTTGTACTTTTTGCACTCGCTGAACAGCGCGCGGTAGAAGGCGATGCCCTCTTCGTTCGGCGTCTGTTCGTCGCCGTTCGGGAAGAGGCGGCTCCAGGCGATGGAAGTACGGAATACCGTAAAGCCCATCTCGGCCATCAGCGCGATATCTTCTTTATAGCGATGGTAAAAATCGATCGCCTCGTGGCCTGGATAAAACTCCTCGTCGCGCCACTCAAAGCGCTTATCCTGCCCGAGTTTCACCGCCAGACGATTCGGACCATGCGGCAGCATATCTACCGTCGTCGGCCCTTTGCCGCCCTCGCGCCAGGCGCCTTCGGCCTGGTTTGCCGCAATGGCGCCGCCCCATAAAAATCCATCGGGAAAAGTGTTGTTGTCCATACGCATCCTCTGTTTAATTCGTTTTTACTGCGGGCGCCTGCGGGGTGAATGCGGCAGGCTGCGCGTTGTCGCGGGCGGGCTGCGCCTCTTCGACAGGAATATCCTCAAAGCCCAGCATCAGCGTCAGGATGAACGACAGCACCACCGCCAGCGCCATCACGCCGAAGACCCAGACAATCGTCATCGGATTCGCCGGATCAAAGAACTGCACGCTGGTAAAAAGCCCCGGCGCCGCCATTGAATGGCTGGCGAGCCCCGCAAGACCGGCGACCGCGCCACAGATAAAGCCGCTGATAAGGCTCGCTACCAGCGGACGCTTCAGCCGCACCGCCACGCCATAAAGCGCAGGCTCGGAGATGCCCGCCACAATCGCGGAGGCCGCCGCGGCAAGCGCCGTCTGGCGCAGTTCCGGGTTGCGGGTGCGCCACGCCACCGCCAGCGATGAGCCGCCGAGCGACAGATTGGCCCCGATTTCCGACGGCATTACCATGCCCTCTTTGCCGGTTTCCGCGATGGTCTGGATGATGGTCGGCGTAAACACGCGGTGCATGCCGGTCATCACCAGAAGCGGCCAGAGTGCGCCCATGATCGCCACCGACAGCCAGCCCAGATAGTCATGGATGGTGTACACCACCGACGAAATGCCGCTGCCAATCCAGATCCCAATGGGGCCTATCAACATAATGGCGATGGGCGAGGCGATAAGCACGATCAGCATCGGCTTCAGGAAGTTCTTGGTCACCGCTGGCGTGATTTTGTCCACCCAACGTTCAATATAAGAGAGTATCCAGGTCATGCAGAGCGCCGGGATCACGGTATAGGTATATTTTACCGCCGTGACCGGAATGCCAATGAAATCGACGGGTTGGCCTTGCGCGGCTTTGGCCATCAGGTCGACGAAGTTTGGATGCACCAGCACGCCCGCGATGGCGATAGCGAGCGACATATTGGTTTTGAACTTCACGGCGGCGGAGGCGGCCACCATAATCGGCAGGAAGAAAAACGCGCCGTCGCCGATGACGTTAAGAATGGTCAGCGTCGGAGCGCCCTTCTCCACCACGCCCGACATCTCCAGCACCATCGCCAGCAGTTTCACCATTGAGCCGCCGATGATAGCCGGGATCAACGGCGACATGGTGCCTATCAGCGCGTCAAGAATGCCCGCGCCGATGCGCCGCAGCGTGATTTTGTCGTTGCGCGGCAGCGCGCGCTCGACCCGCGCGCCTTCCGGCAGCAGCTTCAGGACTTCTGCATACGCCTGGGAAACGGTATTGCCGACGATGACCTGACACTGGTTATCGTTACGTACCACGCCCAGCACGCCGGGGATCGTTTTCAGGCGCGCGGTATCGACCGCGTTGTCATCATTAAGCACAAAACGCAGGCGCGTCATGCAGTGCGTGACAGCCGCCACGTTACCGCCACCGCCAATCGCATCGACTATCGAGCGCGCCAGCGCCACATAATTCTTTGACATGATGGTGAAATCTCTTGTTATCACACGCCGTGGCGCAACACCCGCCCCTGCGCGTTTATTATTTTAAATTCAGGTACTTGCCAGCCAATATGGCGTTAAACGCCCCGTTGCGCTGGCAGGATGATGTAATAGGTAACCGGTTCCACATTAGAGTGATTGCATGAATAAAACAGATCAACTGAAATTTTATTGAGCTTTAAAATCTGTGATGCAGATCGCCATGAAACCGGCGCAAGCGTGCGCCATGTCCTGCCGCGTTGGCGGGAAATGTGTAGAATGTGCGGCACTTAAGCCGAGCCGGAGGGAGAAGATGTCGACAATGCAGGAAGTGGCCAAAAAAGCGGGCGTGTCAAAGGCCACCGTTTCTCGCGTGCTGTCTGGCAAAGGGTATGTGAGCGAAGAGACGCGCAAACAGGTGTTCGACGCCATTGAAGCGACCG is a window of Cronobacter muytjensii ATCC 51329 DNA encoding:
- a CDS encoding 6-phospho-beta-glucosidase — protein: MDNNTFPDGFLWGGAIAANQAEGAWREGGKGPTTVDMLPHGPNRLAVKLGQDKRFEWRDEEFYPGHEAIDFYHRYKEDIALMAEMGFTVFRTSIAWSRLFPNGDEQTPNEEGIAFYRALFSECKKYNIEPLVTLCHFDVPMHLVKEYGSWRSRKMVEFFTRYARTCFEAFDGLVKYWLTFNEINILLHSPFSGAGLVFEPGENQEQVKYQAAHHELIASAIATRIAHEVNPQNQVGCMLAGGNFYPYSCKPEDVWAALEKDRENLFFIDVQARGAYPAYTQRLFREKGIVIEKAPEDDEILKDTVDFVSFSYYASRCASADMNSQVTSAANIVKSLKNPYIEASEWGWGIDPLGLRITMNMMYDRYQKPLFLVENGLGAKDAFNEHGEIEDDYRISYLREHIMAMREAIEDGIPVMGYTTWGCIDLVSASTGEMSKRYGFVWVDRDDQGRGTLERKRKKSFWWYKKVIASNGADLD
- the ascF gene encoding PTS cellobiose/arbutin/salicin transporter subunit IIBC, which encodes MSKNYVALARSIVDAIGGGGNVAAVTHCMTRLRFVLNDDNAVDTARLKTIPGVLGVVRNDNQCQVIVGNTVSQAYAEVLKLLPEGARVERALPRNDKITLRRIGAGILDALIGTMSPLIPAIIGGSMVKLLAMVLEMSGVVEKGAPTLTILNVIGDGAFFFLPIMVAASAAVKFKTNMSLAIAIAGVLVHPNFVDLMAKAAQGQPVDFIGIPVTAVKYTYTVIPALCMTWILSYIERWVDKITPAVTKNFLKPMLIVLIASPIAIMLIGPIGIWIGSGISSVVYTIHDYLGWLSVAIMGALWPLLVMTGMHRVFTPTIIQTIAETGKEGMVMPSEIGANLSLGGSSLAVAWRTRNPELRQTALAAAASAIVAGISEPALYGVAVRLKRPLVASLISGFICGAVAGLAGLASHSMAAPGLFTSVQFFDPANPMTIVWVFGVMALAVVLSFILTLMLGFEDIPVEEAQPARDNAQPAAFTPQAPAVKTN